Proteins encoded together in one Micromonospora kangleipakensis window:
- the eccB gene encoding type VII secretion protein EccB, with amino-acid sequence MRTRRDQVQAYRFVTRRIVSALLSGDPETNDLPMRRLGMAVFGSVLVAAIVLGGAGAYGQLTGNAAPLEANTLVIERETGATYVFADGLLHPTLNYASARLILNEADPPARTMSQASIKDRPRGRTVGIVGAPDDLPDRRSLVGLPWSVCDVPDPADPRRSRTRVVIDHPLPGGTPLTDQAVLVRTDDARYLLTAGSQLRITGDEQALVALKMAGAATLTVGQQLLNAVPAGPPLRRPTIDGDGRPSGLAVADRPAKIGQVFRAAGRHYVLTRQGLASIGEVTALLLLGDGGQITDITPDQAGQLLTDQRLEAEGTPQRLPALHEVRAGQTVVCASYRAGAAGGPPTTTLEVFDRAPAELTGDAGVAVRQGARDAVRTAESVLLPGGKGALVQAGAGSGEGGAAAAGSTVYLVNSQGVRYPLGTRSGDALTALGYGGVTPLAVPASLLALIPTGPALERSDALAYYEPAADGSTPATVGPAAESPDATPAQGG; translated from the coding sequence ATGCGGACCCGCCGCGACCAGGTGCAGGCCTACCGCTTCGTCACCCGCCGCATCGTCTCCGCGCTGCTCTCCGGCGACCCGGAGACCAACGACCTGCCGATGCGGCGGCTCGGCATGGCGGTCTTCGGCAGCGTGCTGGTGGCGGCCATCGTGCTCGGCGGCGCCGGCGCGTACGGCCAGCTCACCGGCAACGCCGCGCCGCTGGAGGCGAACACCCTGGTGATCGAGCGGGAGACCGGCGCCACCTACGTCTTTGCCGACGGGCTGCTGCACCCGACGCTCAACTACGCCTCCGCCCGGCTCATCCTCAACGAGGCGGACCCGCCGGCGCGGACCATGTCGCAGGCGTCCATCAAGGACCGGCCGCGGGGCCGCACCGTCGGCATCGTCGGCGCCCCGGACGACCTGCCGGACCGCAGGTCGCTGGTGGGTCTCCCCTGGTCGGTCTGCGACGTGCCCGACCCGGCGGACCCGCGGCGCTCCCGCACCCGGGTGGTGATCGACCACCCGCTGCCGGGTGGCACCCCGCTCACCGACCAGGCCGTGCTGGTCCGGACCGACGACGCCCGGTACCTGCTCACCGCTGGCTCGCAGCTGCGCATCACCGGCGACGAGCAGGCGCTGGTCGCGCTCAAGATGGCCGGCGCGGCCACCCTGACCGTCGGGCAGCAGCTGCTCAACGCGGTGCCGGCCGGGCCGCCGCTGCGCAGGCCGACCATCGACGGCGACGGACGCCCCAGCGGCCTCGCGGTGGCGGACCGTCCGGCGAAGATCGGCCAGGTGTTCCGGGCCGCCGGCCGGCACTACGTGCTCACCCGGCAGGGGCTCGCCTCGATCGGCGAGGTCACCGCGCTGCTGCTGCTCGGCGACGGCGGTCAGATCACCGACATCACCCCGGACCAGGCCGGTCAGCTCCTCACCGACCAGCGGCTGGAGGCCGAGGGCACGCCGCAGCGGCTGCCCGCCCTGCACGAGGTCCGCGCGGGCCAGACCGTGGTCTGCGCCAGCTACCGGGCCGGCGCCGCCGGTGGGCCGCCGACCACGACGCTGGAGGTCTTCGACCGCGCGCCGGCCGAGTTGACCGGGGACGCCGGGGTCGCCGTACGCCAGGGCGCCCGGGACGCGGTTCGCACCGCGGAGAGCGTGCTGCTGCCCGGCGGGAAGGGTGCCCTGGTCCAGGCCGGGGCCGGGTCGGGCGAGGGTGGCGCCGCCGCGGCCGGCTCGACCGTCTACCTGGTCAACAGCCAGGGCGTCCGCTACCCGCTGGGCACCCGCTCCGGGGACGCGCTGACCGCGCTCGGGTACGGCGGCGTGACCCCGCTGGCGGTGCCCGCGTCGCTGCTGGCGCTCATCCCGACCGGTCCGGCGTTGGAGCGGTCGGACGCGCTGGCCTACTACGAGCCGGCGGCCGACGGCTCGACGCCCGCCACGGTGGGGCCGGCGGCGGAGAGCCCGGATGCGACGCCGGCCCAGGGCGGCTGA
- a CDS encoding type VII secretion protein EccE, translated as MTQVQAPPGRTAAVPVVPADRPVTPVDRRRRGRLGPVVVGQLVVLECAALAVWLATGGPGWLLGLVGGLAVLAVGAAFARRGGRWWYEDLTLRRRLRRRRERSRAAVSAGDPRLTAIAPELTVVELTERNTRLGIGQDDRGWFAAVALTGRAGAPAGSVEAAVVDRALAVLADFTGPVTQTQVVSHTLVWYPAPGAPPAAHRTVWVALRLSVSDARAETVSRGGGMRGVHRTVAAGVGRLGKALNAAGLSHRVLGRDELYAAVVSAAGLDLAPESPAESWTSLRGGGWTQRCLALRPRPNGSLGVLVDAVTATSAPSHTVAAVVLPGGRRVPPLLRVAAMDGHAAALVKAVRDVAKRCGVPARPLDGEHGPGVYATAPVGTAMGTVTAEG; from the coding sequence ATGACGCAGGTCCAGGCGCCACCCGGTCGTACGGCCGCCGTCCCCGTCGTGCCGGCGGACCGACCGGTCACCCCGGTCGACCGGCGGCGGCGCGGCCGGCTCGGGCCGGTGGTCGTCGGTCAGCTGGTGGTGCTGGAGTGCGCCGCGCTCGCCGTCTGGCTCGCCACGGGCGGCCCCGGCTGGCTGCTCGGTCTCGTCGGCGGGCTCGCCGTGCTGGCCGTCGGCGCGGCCTTCGCCCGGCGCGGCGGCCGCTGGTGGTACGAGGACCTGACGCTCCGCCGCCGGCTGCGGCGTCGCCGGGAGCGGTCGCGGGCGGCGGTGTCCGCCGGCGATCCCCGGCTGACCGCGATCGCCCCGGAGCTGACCGTCGTCGAGCTGACCGAGCGGAACACCCGGCTCGGCATCGGCCAGGACGACCGGGGCTGGTTCGCCGCGGTCGCGCTGACCGGGCGGGCCGGCGCGCCGGCCGGTTCCGTCGAGGCGGCGGTGGTGGACCGGGCGCTCGCGGTGCTCGCCGACTTCACCGGGCCGGTCACCCAGACCCAGGTCGTCTCGCACACCCTGGTCTGGTACCCGGCGCCGGGCGCGCCGCCGGCCGCGCACCGGACCGTCTGGGTGGCGCTGCGGCTCTCGGTCTCCGACGCCCGCGCCGAGACGGTCAGCCGGGGCGGGGGGATGCGCGGCGTGCACCGTACGGTCGCGGCCGGGGTCGGCCGGCTCGGCAAGGCGCTGAACGCCGCCGGCCTCAGCCACCGGGTCCTCGGCCGGGACGAGCTGTACGCGGCGGTGGTCTCCGCGGCCGGGCTGGACCTGGCGCCGGAGTCCCCCGCGGAGAGCTGGACCAGCCTGCGCGGTGGCGGCTGGACCCAGCGCTGCCTGGCCCTGCGCCCACGGCCGAACGGCTCGCTCGGCGTGCTGGTCGACGCGGTGACCGCGACCTCCGCGCCGTCGCACACGGTGGCCGCGGTGGTGCTGCCCGGCGGGCGCCGGGTGCCCCCGCTGCTGCGGGTGGCGGCGATGGACGGCCACGCGGCGGCGCTGGTGAAGGCCGTCCGGGACGTGGCGAAGCGCTGCGGCGTGCCTGCCCGCCCGCTGGACGGCGAGCACGGTCCCGGCGTCTACGCCACCGCGCCGGTCGGCACCGCGATGGGCACGGTCACGGCCGAAGGTTGA
- the eccD gene encoding type VII secretion integral membrane protein EccD gives MATKTATGGLSRITIVAPRTRMDLALPSDVPLADLLPTLLRYAGEDLADEGVRHGGWSLSRLGGQPLDGGRTAAQLGVRDGEVLYFSPRASAAPEIVFDDVVDAVATATNQRPGTWQVGTTRSFAVLFAGAALSAGALAALFAGPPQLPGALAALVVAVALLVSAAVVSRAGGDSRTGAVLAVGALGYAAVGGLLVLAGDRKLADLAGPHLLLAATAVVLFGAIAALAVGDRLPLFFGATAVGAAVGLGAVLCLVLDIGAAAAAAVVATVAFAVLPALPMIAYRLARLPVPSIPTGPEDLKTDAESVDGRQVLRDSERADQFLTGLLWTVALLVLGGQVVLADNGRLPAMLLCLVLALLSLLRARPFIGRAQRTPVLFAGTAGLGLAAAATFGAGSLPVRLGLILGGLLLAAVISLIYGLTVAGKRISPVWGRTLDIVEVLLIIALVPLAAWVCGLYGWIVNLRP, from the coding sequence GTGGCGACGAAGACGGCGACCGGCGGGCTGAGCCGGATCACCATCGTGGCGCCGCGGACCAGGATGGATCTCGCCCTGCCGTCCGACGTGCCCCTGGCCGACCTGCTGCCCACCCTGCTCCGGTACGCCGGCGAGGACCTCGCCGACGAGGGGGTCCGGCACGGCGGGTGGAGCCTGTCCCGGCTCGGCGGGCAGCCGCTGGACGGTGGTCGTACCGCCGCGCAGCTCGGCGTCCGCGACGGCGAGGTGCTCTACTTCAGTCCGCGTGCCTCCGCCGCCCCGGAGATCGTCTTCGACGACGTGGTGGACGCGGTGGCCACCGCCACCAACCAGCGGCCCGGCACCTGGCAGGTCGGCACCACCCGGTCCTTCGCGGTGCTCTTCGCCGGGGCGGCCCTGTCGGCCGGCGCGCTGGCCGCGCTCTTCGCCGGCCCACCCCAGCTGCCCGGCGCGCTGGCCGCGCTGGTGGTCGCGGTCGCCCTGTTGGTGAGCGCCGCGGTGGTGTCCCGGGCGGGCGGTGACAGCCGGACCGGCGCGGTGCTGGCCGTGGGCGCCCTCGGCTACGCGGCGGTCGGCGGGCTGCTGGTCCTGGCCGGCGACCGGAAGCTGGCGGACCTGGCCGGCCCGCACCTGCTGCTGGCCGCGACCGCGGTGGTGCTCTTCGGGGCGATCGCGGCGCTGGCCGTCGGCGACCGGCTGCCGCTCTTCTTCGGCGCGACCGCGGTCGGCGCGGCCGTCGGTCTGGGCGCCGTGCTCTGCCTGGTCCTCGACATCGGCGCGGCGGCCGCCGCCGCGGTGGTCGCCACCGTCGCGTTCGCCGTCCTGCCGGCCCTGCCGATGATCGCCTACCGGCTGGCCCGGCTGCCGGTGCCGTCGATCCCCACCGGCCCGGAGGACCTGAAGACCGACGCGGAGAGCGTCGACGGCCGGCAGGTGCTGCGCGACAGCGAGCGCGCCGACCAGTTCCTCACCGGGCTGCTGTGGACCGTCGCGCTGCTCGTCCTCGGCGGGCAGGTCGTCCTCGCCGACAACGGCCGGCTGCCGGCGATGCTGCTCTGCCTCGTGCTGGCGCTGCTGTCGCTGCTGCGGGCGCGGCCGTTCATCGGCCGGGCCCAGCGCACGCCGGTGCTCTTCGCGGGCACCGCCGGCCTCGGGCTGGCCGCCGCGGCCACCTTCGGCGCCGGATCGCTGCCGGTCCGGCTGGGCCTGATCCTGGGTGGACTGCTGCTGGCCGCGGTGATCAGCCTGATCTACGGGTTGACCGTGGCCGGCAAGCGGATCTCGCCGGTGTGGGGACGCACCCTCGACATCGTCGAGGTGCTGCTGATCATCGCCCTGGTGCCGCTGGCGGCCTGGGTGTGCGGCCTCTACGGCTGGATCGTCAACCTTCGGCCGTGA
- the eccCa gene encoding type VII secretion protein EccCa has protein sequence MSTVVFRRLPRQPGPALPRGEVLLESPPELPEPQPRGMGQLLMILPMICGVGAMAFLYAGRGGGMMTYVAGGLFGVSMLGMAVGTMSNGGNDKAELNAERRDYMRYLAQMRKRTRRAAEQQRAAMSWRHPEPDALWSIASSRRLWERRITEDDFGEARIALGPQRLAVEIVPPETKPVEDLEPMSAIALRRFVRAHSTVPDLPTALSLRAFSRIVLRGDREPVLDLARAALGQLVTFHAPDDLIVAVVAAPDRQPVWDWVKWLPHAQHHGRTDAAGARRLVFASLAEAESALADELAGRPRFAPEAKPLTTAPHVVVVVDGGEISPTCHLMGPGLLAATVIDFSGTVPRDAGRWLLCLDAGDGSGLDLVRGSSTSRLGRPDRLSEAAAEGLARLIAPYRLSQQQASSEEPLARSTELPDLLGVGDAAAVDVRQSWRPRSHRDRLRIPLGVGPDGNVVELDFKESAHEGMGPHGLVIGATGSGKSELLRTVVAALAVTHSSEELNFVLVDFKGGATFASLDALPHTSAVITNLSDELPLVDRMRDALAGEMNRRQEVLRAAGNYVSRYDYEQARAAGEQLEPMPSLLIICDEFSELLAAKPDFIDLFVMIGRLGRSLGVHLLLASQRLEEGKLRGLDTHLSYRIGLRTFSAVESRIVLGVPDAYELPSAPGHGYLKTDTSTMLRFRAAYVSGPYRAPGQVQRSTRAQVQRRIVPYGVDFVPVPVAQTAVEAAPEPEQPADGKAVAMLDVLIDRLKGQGRPAHQVWLPPLAEPPGLGELLPPLSVHPTFGLCTANWPGRGRLTVPVGVVDRPYEQRRDPMLVELAGAGGNVVVVGASLSGKSTMLRSMIASLALTHTPREVQFFCLDFGGGALRSLEGLPHVSGVAGRRDTEAVRRTVAEVVAVLDDRETRFAQHGIDSVASYRRRRAAGEFSDDPFGDVFLVVDGWNTLRQEYEELEQTITNLANRGLGFGVHVVITAVRWAEIRINMRDLLGTKLELRLGDAAESEIDRRAAQNVPIGSPGRGLTRDKLHFLTAVSRIDGKRDVDDLTEASVALAGHVAANWPGRPAPKVRLLPRKLPVAELAKVVDRSAPGLPIGVNEAALAPVHLDLANEPHLTVFGDAECGKTNVLRLIARGIVERYTPAQARLVIADYRRGLLGAVEGDHLLDYAPSNQVFSQGLGSIRSALQNRLPGPDVTTAQLRDRSWWQGPDLYILVDDYDLVASGGSNPLSALHELLPQARDIGLHLIVTRRVGGVARALYEPVLQRLRELDSPGLLMSGNREEGAVFGTLRPSPQPPGRGTLVRRRDGQQLIQTAWVEPS, from the coding sequence GTGAGCACCGTGGTGTTCCGCCGGCTTCCGCGTCAACCGGGGCCCGCGCTGCCGCGCGGCGAGGTGCTGCTGGAGTCCCCGCCCGAGCTGCCCGAGCCGCAGCCACGCGGGATGGGCCAGCTGCTGATGATCCTGCCGATGATCTGCGGCGTCGGCGCGATGGCCTTCCTCTACGCCGGGCGCGGCGGCGGCATGATGACGTACGTCGCGGGCGGCCTCTTCGGGGTGTCCATGTTGGGCATGGCCGTCGGCACGATGTCCAACGGCGGCAACGACAAGGCCGAGCTGAACGCCGAGCGGCGGGACTACATGCGCTACCTGGCCCAGATGCGCAAGCGCACCCGGCGGGCCGCCGAGCAGCAGCGCGCGGCGATGTCCTGGCGGCACCCCGAGCCGGACGCGCTCTGGTCGATCGCCTCGTCCCGTCGGCTCTGGGAGCGGCGGATCACCGAGGACGACTTCGGCGAGGCCCGGATCGCGCTCGGCCCGCAGCGGCTGGCGGTGGAGATCGTGCCGCCGGAGACGAAGCCGGTGGAGGACCTGGAGCCGATGAGCGCGATCGCGCTGCGGCGCTTCGTCCGCGCCCACTCCACGGTGCCGGACCTGCCCACCGCGCTGTCGCTGCGCGCGTTCAGCCGGATCGTGCTGCGAGGCGACCGGGAGCCGGTGCTCGACCTGGCCCGGGCCGCGCTGGGCCAGCTGGTCACCTTCCACGCCCCGGACGACCTGATCGTCGCCGTGGTGGCCGCGCCCGATCGGCAGCCGGTGTGGGACTGGGTGAAGTGGCTGCCGCACGCCCAGCACCACGGGCGTACCGACGCGGCGGGCGCCCGCCGGCTGGTCTTCGCCAGCCTCGCCGAGGCCGAGTCGGCTCTCGCCGACGAGCTGGCCGGCCGGCCCCGGTTCGCCCCGGAGGCGAAGCCGCTCACCACCGCCCCGCACGTCGTGGTGGTGGTCGACGGTGGTGAGATCTCGCCGACCTGCCACCTGATGGGGCCGGGCCTGCTGGCCGCCACCGTCATCGACTTCTCCGGGACGGTGCCGCGAGACGCGGGCCGCTGGCTGCTCTGCCTCGACGCCGGCGACGGCAGCGGGCTGGACCTGGTCCGCGGCTCCTCGACGTCCCGGCTGGGCCGGCCGGACCGGTTGAGCGAGGCGGCGGCCGAGGGGCTGGCCCGGCTGATCGCCCCCTACCGGCTCTCCCAGCAGCAGGCCAGCTCCGAGGAGCCGCTGGCCCGCAGCACGGAGCTGCCGGACCTGCTCGGCGTCGGCGACGCCGCCGCAGTGGACGTGCGGCAGAGCTGGCGGCCGCGCAGCCACCGGGACCGGCTGCGGATCCCGCTCGGCGTCGGGCCGGACGGCAACGTGGTGGAGCTGGATTTCAAGGAGTCCGCGCACGAGGGCATGGGCCCGCACGGCCTGGTCATCGGCGCGACCGGTTCCGGCAAGAGCGAGCTGCTGCGCACGGTGGTCGCCGCGCTGGCGGTGACGCACTCGTCGGAGGAGCTCAACTTCGTCCTGGTCGACTTCAAGGGCGGCGCCACCTTCGCCTCGCTGGACGCGTTGCCGCACACCAGCGCGGTGATCACCAACCTCTCCGACGAGCTGCCGCTGGTCGACCGGATGCGGGACGCCCTGGCGGGTGAGATGAACCGCCGGCAGGAGGTGCTGCGGGCCGCCGGCAACTACGTCTCCCGGTACGACTACGAGCAGGCCCGGGCCGCCGGCGAGCAGCTGGAGCCGATGCCCAGCCTGCTCATCATCTGCGACGAGTTCAGCGAGCTGCTCGCCGCGAAGCCCGACTTCATCGACCTCTTCGTGATGATCGGCCGGCTCGGCCGGTCGCTCGGCGTGCACCTGCTGCTGGCCAGCCAGCGGTTGGAGGAGGGGAAGCTACGGGGGCTCGACACCCACCTGTCGTACCGGATCGGTCTGCGCACCTTCTCCGCCGTGGAGAGCCGGATCGTGCTGGGTGTGCCCGACGCGTACGAGCTGCCCAGCGCCCCGGGCCACGGCTACCTGAAGACCGACACCAGCACCATGCTGCGGTTCCGGGCGGCGTACGTCTCCGGGCCGTACCGGGCGCCGGGGCAGGTGCAGCGGTCGACCCGGGCGCAGGTGCAGCGCCGCATCGTGCCGTACGGGGTGGACTTCGTGCCGGTGCCGGTCGCGCAGACCGCGGTGGAGGCGGCGCCGGAGCCGGAGCAGCCGGCGGACGGCAAGGCGGTCGCCATGCTGGACGTGCTGATCGACCGACTCAAGGGTCAGGGCCGGCCGGCGCACCAGGTCTGGCTGCCGCCGCTGGCCGAGCCGCCGGGCCTGGGCGAGCTGCTGCCGCCGCTGAGCGTGCACCCGACCTTCGGGCTGTGCACCGCGAACTGGCCCGGCCGGGGTCGGCTCACGGTGCCGGTGGGTGTGGTGGACCGCCCGTACGAGCAGCGCCGCGACCCGATGCTGGTCGAGCTGGCCGGCGCGGGCGGCAACGTCGTCGTCGTGGGCGCCTCGCTGAGCGGCAAGAGCACCATGCTGCGGTCGATGATCGCGTCGCTGGCGCTCACCCACACCCCGCGCGAGGTGCAGTTCTTCTGCCTCGACTTCGGCGGTGGGGCGCTGCGCAGCCTGGAGGGGCTGCCGCACGTGTCCGGGGTGGCCGGCCGGCGGGACACCGAGGCGGTCCGCCGGACGGTGGCCGAGGTGGTCGCCGTGCTCGACGACCGGGAGACCCGGTTCGCCCAGCACGGCATCGACTCGGTGGCCAGCTACCGGCGGCGACGGGCGGCGGGCGAGTTCTCCGACGACCCGTTCGGTGACGTGTTCCTGGTGGTCGACGGCTGGAACACGCTGCGCCAGGAGTACGAGGAGCTGGAGCAGACCATCACCAACCTGGCCAACCGGGGGCTGGGTTTCGGCGTGCACGTGGTCATCACGGCCGTGCGCTGGGCGGAGATCCGGATCAACATGCGGGACCTGCTCGGCACGAAGCTGGAGCTGCGGCTCGGCGACGCGGCCGAGTCGGAGATCGACCGGCGCGCGGCGCAGAACGTCCCGATCGGCTCGCCCGGTCGCGGCCTGACCCGCGACAAGCTGCATTTCCTGACCGCCGTCTCGCGGATCGACGGCAAGCGGGACGTCGACGACCTGACCGAGGCGTCGGTCGCCCTGGCCGGGCACGTGGCGGCGAACTGGCCGGGCCGCCCGGCCCCGAAGGTGCGGCTGCTGCCGCGCAAACTGCCGGTCGCCGAGCTGGCCAAGGTTGTCGACCGGTCGGCGCCGGGCCTGCCGATCGGGGTCAACGAGGCCGCGCTCGCCCCGGTCCACCTGGACCTGGCGAACGAGCCGCACCTGACCGTCTTCGGTGACGCCGAGTGCGGCAAGACCAACGTACTGCGGCTGATCGCCCGGGGCATCGTCGAGCGGTACACCCCGGCCCAGGCCCGGCTGGTGATCGCCGACTACCGGCGCGGCCTGCTCGGCGCGGTGGAGGGCGACCACCTGCTCGACTACGCGCCGTCCAACCAGGTGTTCAGCCAGGGGCTCGGGTCGATCCGCAGCGCGCTGCAGAACCGGCTGCCGGGACCGGACGTGACCACCGCGCAGCTGCGCGACCGGAGCTGGTGGCAGGGGCCGGACCTCTACATCCTGGTCGACGACTACGACCTGGTCGCCTCCGGCGGCAGCAACCCGCTCAGCGCGCTGCACGAGCTGCTGCCGCAGGCCCGGGACATCGGCCTGCACCTGATCGTTACGCGCCGGGTCGGCGGCGTGGCCCGGGCGCTCTACGAGCCGGTGCTGCAGCGCCTGCGGGAGCTGGACTCGCCGGGCCTGCTGATGTCGGGCAACCGGGAGGAGGGCGCCGTCTTCGGCACCCTGCGACCGAGCCCGCAGCCGCCGGGCCGGGGCACCCTGGTGCGCCGGCGCGACGGTCAGCAGCTCATCCAGACCGCCTGGGTCGAGCCGTCCTGA
- a CDS encoding WXG100 family type VII secretion target gives MAFEVEAATLHTAASDVRSTRSEVDGELKKLWNVVDDLAIAWKGQASTGFQQLMNRWNEDTVKLLTAMDSIADLLDKSGTTHQVNDEEQQQMLDKFHSALNP, from the coding sequence ATGGCGTTCGAGGTCGAAGCTGCGACTCTCCATACCGCCGCGAGTGACGTGCGGTCCACGCGCAGCGAGGTCGACGGCGAGCTGAAGAAGCTCTGGAACGTGGTCGACGACCTGGCCATCGCCTGGAAGGGTCAGGCGTCCACGGGCTTCCAGCAGCTCATGAATCGCTGGAACGAGGACACCGTCAAGCTGCTGACGGCGATGGACAGCATCGCCGACCTGCTCGACAAGTCGGGTACGACGCACCAGGTCAACGACGAAGAGCAGCAGCAGATGCTGGACAAGTTCCACTCTGCTCTCAACCCGTGA
- a CDS encoding WXG100 family type VII secretion target, with amino-acid sequence MSIKVDYAVLESSNQQMQAISRTIDEKLDTLRSMLSKLEWDGQDRAAYEQHQAQWDAAVRDINKVLNDIGAAVGIARENYVSTEMSNAKVWQ; translated from the coding sequence ATGAGCATCAAGGTTGACTACGCAGTCCTCGAGAGCAGCAACCAGCAGATGCAGGCCATCTCGCGGACCATCGACGAGAAGCTCGACACGCTGCGCTCGATGCTGTCCAAGCTGGAGTGGGATGGTCAGGACCGCGCCGCGTACGAGCAGCACCAGGCCCAGTGGGACGCCGCCGTGCGGGACATCAACAAGGTCCTGAACGACATCGGCGCGGCCGTGGGCATCGCGCGCGAGAACTACGTCTCCACCGAGATGAGCAACGCCAAGGTCTGGCAGTGA
- a CDS encoding S8 family serine peptidase — MGTGKRRALLSSAAAMVTLVATAGAGLLVGPAPARAADTVRGLQWYLDPLKIPQAHKLAKGRGVVVAVVDSGVYAAHPDLQGQVLPGKGLSADVAADGRSDPDGQKGHGTGMAGVIAGRGGGAMHELGIAPEAKILPVGLGADDRNADIAAGIRWAADHGADVINVSLVNDSRKRELAEAVRYALSKDAVVVAGAGNLEQGMVGVQAPASIPGVVAAGGTGRSGGLWSGSATGPELVLAAPGERIIAPAPPTVSPNGYVVNDGTSLSTAIISGVAALVRSRYPDLDAANVVNRLIRTARDEGPSGRDPRFGFGVVDPLAALTRAVPPVSANPLLEAAPPEPTASSSRDGRDDEPMVSFGLAKGAGPAVATAFCLLVAAALVVLLVWLTRRGVRRRAASGPHPPLGPPPGYRPPGFGPPPGYAPPPGPGQPPGYPPAGSGPPPGPGPVSPRPYQPRPVSQPTAPHPYPPATGPVPPPTGPEQG, encoded by the coding sequence ATGGGTACGGGGAAGCGCCGAGCACTGCTGAGTTCCGCCGCCGCGATGGTGACGTTGGTCGCCACGGCCGGCGCCGGCCTGCTGGTCGGGCCCGCCCCGGCCCGCGCCGCCGACACCGTACGCGGTCTCCAGTGGTATCTCGACCCGCTGAAGATCCCCCAGGCGCACAAGCTCGCCAAGGGTCGGGGTGTGGTGGTGGCGGTCGTCGACTCCGGCGTCTACGCCGCCCACCCCGACCTGCAGGGCCAGGTGCTGCCGGGCAAGGGGCTCAGCGCCGACGTGGCGGCCGACGGCCGGAGCGACCCGGACGGGCAGAAGGGCCACGGCACGGGGATGGCCGGCGTCATCGCGGGCCGCGGCGGTGGTGCGATGCACGAGCTGGGGATCGCCCCGGAGGCGAAGATCCTCCCGGTCGGCCTCGGCGCGGACGACCGCAACGCCGACATCGCCGCGGGCATCCGGTGGGCGGCGGACCACGGCGCGGACGTCATCAACGTGTCGCTGGTGAACGACTCCCGCAAGCGCGAGCTCGCCGAGGCGGTCCGGTACGCGCTGAGCAAGGACGCGGTCGTGGTGGCCGGGGCCGGCAACCTCGAGCAGGGCATGGTCGGGGTGCAGGCGCCCGCCAGCATCCCGGGCGTCGTCGCGGCCGGCGGCACCGGCCGCTCGGGTGGCCTGTGGAGCGGTTCGGCGACCGGCCCGGAGCTGGTGCTGGCCGCGCCCGGGGAGCGGATCATCGCCCCGGCCCCGCCGACGGTCTCGCCCAACGGCTACGTGGTCAACGACGGCACCAGCCTCTCCACCGCCATCATCTCCGGGGTGGCCGCCCTGGTCCGGTCGCGCTATCCGGACCTCGACGCGGCCAACGTGGTCAACCGCCTGATCCGGACCGCGCGGGACGAGGGGCCGTCGGGGCGGGACCCGCGATTCGGGTTCGGCGTCGTCGACCCGCTCGCGGCGCTGACCCGGGCGGTGCCCCCGGTCTCCGCCAACCCGCTGCTCGAGGCCGCGCCGCCGGAGCCGACCGCCAGCAGCAGCCGGGACGGCCGCGACGACGAGCCGATGGTCAGCTTCGGGCTGGCCAAGGGCGCGGGTCCGGCCGTTGCGACCGCGTTCTGCCTGCTGGTCGCGGCGGCCCTGGTCGTGCTGCTGGTCTGGCTCACCCGGCGCGGCGTGCGGCGCCGTGCGGCGTCCGGCCCGCACCCGCCGCTCGGCCCGCCGCCGGGTTACCGGCCGCCCGGCTTCGGCCCGCCGCCCGGGTACGCCCCGCCGCCCGGCCCGGGTCAGCCACCCGGCTACCCGCCGGCGGGCTCCGGTCCGCCGCCCGGACCCGGGCCGGTGTCGCCGCGCCCGTACCAGCCCCGGCCGGTGAGCCAGCCGACGGCGCCGCACCCGTACCCGCCGGCGACCGGGCCGGTTCCACCACCTACCGGCCCTGAACAGGGCTGA